A genomic segment from Leptospira ryugenii encodes:
- a CDS encoding adenylate/guanylate cyclase domain-containing protein codes for MSGVFEEEHEAWTQFQVALQKQDLNAEELRSLADAMTSRFGNLLKQTEKLTKVGDSAQNRLMRIQNELQTSNSKLEKSIRNLQLLSELGKVVTSSLDAKKILSELYEQLKDELDLDIISVGSYDKESDNVKYKFSLNQGSYVPSIFLENLNEDNYSSMCIRGNHEVIVEDILLESEERRAGLKKQWGEEIRSVVFIPLMVEDRVVGVFTIQSRKPNAYNNQQLNMIRSLASYLGIGLDNADAYRSLSKRNKDLKSTLEKVRSLNENLALERQKSENLLLNILPGPIAERLKGGEEIIADFFPDSSVLFADIAGFTVLSSKMNDAEKLVSILNDIFRDFDNITQEFGLEKIKTIGDCYMLAGGIPNSVPDHLERMAEAALRFCTVFNKIKSDWGYDINVRIGIHVGEVVAGVIGKYKFVYDLWGDTVNIASRMESHGQVGRIHVSKAVFERLRDKYAFESRGEIEVKGKGKMETWFLTGQKD; via the coding sequence ATGAGTGGTGTTTTCGAAGAAGAACATGAAGCTTGGACCCAATTCCAAGTAGCCCTACAAAAGCAGGATTTAAACGCCGAAGAACTCAGGTCACTTGCAGATGCGATGACCTCACGTTTTGGCAATTTACTCAAACAAACAGAAAAGCTCACAAAGGTTGGAGATTCCGCTCAAAATAGATTGATGCGGATCCAAAACGAACTCCAAACCTCCAACTCAAAACTGGAAAAATCGATTCGAAACCTTCAGCTTCTCTCGGAGCTAGGAAAGGTAGTTACCTCTTCTCTTGATGCAAAAAAGATTCTTTCCGAACTATATGAACAATTAAAAGACGAATTAGATTTGGACATCATCTCAGTAGGTAGCTACGATAAAGAATCAGATAACGTTAAATATAAATTTTCCCTAAACCAAGGAAGTTACGTTCCGTCCATATTTTTGGAAAATCTCAACGAAGACAATTATTCCTCGATGTGCATACGAGGAAACCATGAGGTAATCGTAGAAGATATCTTACTTGAGTCAGAAGAGCGAAGAGCAGGTTTGAAGAAACAATGGGGCGAGGAAATTCGTTCCGTGGTGTTCATTCCATTGATGGTTGAAGACCGGGTTGTGGGTGTATTTACCATCCAAAGTCGTAAGCCAAATGCGTATAACAACCAACAATTGAATATGATTCGTTCCTTGGCCAGCTACCTTGGGATTGGATTGGATAATGCTGATGCTTATAGAAGTCTTTCCAAAAGAAACAAAGACTTGAAGTCTACATTAGAAAAAGTTAGATCCTTAAATGAAAACCTTGCCTTAGAAAGACAAAAGTCTGAAAATTTACTCCTAAACATTCTCCCTGGTCCTATCGCTGAGAGACTGAAAGGTGGAGAAGAGATCATCGCGGACTTTTTTCCTGACTCTTCCGTCTTATTTGCAGATATTGCTGGATTTACAGTCCTTAGCTCTAAGATGAATGATGCGGAAAAGTTAGTTTCTATCCTAAATGATATCTTTAGAGATTTTGATAATATCACACAAGAATTTGGCTTAGAAAAAATCAAAACGATCGGTGATTGTTATATGTTAGCGGGTGGAATTCCCAATTCTGTTCCGGACCATTTAGAAAGAATGGCCGAGGCTGCACTCAGATTTTGCACAGTATTCAATAAAATCAAAAGTGATTGGGGATATGATATCAATGTAAGGATAGGCATCCATGTGGGTGAAGTCGTTGCAGGTGTCATTGGTAAATATAAATTCGTTTATGATCTCTGGGGTGACACCGTTAATATTGCCTCCAGAATGGAATCACATGGGCAAGTTGGTCGCATACATGTATCCAAGGCAGTGTTCGAACGATTAAGAGATAAATATGCTTTTGAATCTAGAGGTGAAATCGAAGTCAAAGGAAAAGGAAAAATGGAGACCTGGTTCTTAACAGGACAAAAGGATTAA
- a CDS encoding SRPBCC family protein: protein MLQEFGIKINPELDLFFERNVEVPPQRVWDAWTRPELLVQWFTPDPWKTTHCEIDLKPGGIFRTVMKSPEGMEMDNIGSFLEVVPQKKLVFTDTLLPEFVPSENPFFTAMVFLEPTATGTRYIALARHGKKENCNQHKEMGFFAGWNKALDQMIAMIQNQR, encoded by the coding sequence ATGCTACAAGAGTTTGGAATCAAAATTAACCCAGAATTGGATCTATTTTTTGAGCGAAATGTTGAGGTTCCTCCCCAAAGAGTATGGGATGCTTGGACTCGCCCCGAGTTACTGGTCCAATGGTTTACGCCAGATCCTTGGAAAACAACACATTGTGAAATCGACCTTAAGCCAGGTGGAATCTTTCGAACTGTGATGAAATCTCCGGAAGGTATGGAGATGGACAACATCGGTAGCTTTCTCGAGGTAGTGCCTCAAAAGAAACTTGTATTTACAGATACACTTTTACCAGAATTTGTACCGAGTGAAAATCCGTTTTTTACAGCGATGGTTTTTCTAGAACCAACAGCAACTGGCACTCGTTATATTGCCTTGGCTAGGCACGGTAAAAAAGAAAATTGCAACCAACATAAGGAGATGGGGTTTTTTGCTGGATGGAACAAAGCCCTTGACCAAATGATTGCTATGATTCAAAATCAAAGATAA
- a CDS encoding DUF1987 domain-containing protein, whose amino-acid sequence METIRITSTKNSPEVVLDFDNGIAEVVGESYPENAVSFYKPVFDWLNQTISQKKPFKFVFKLDYFNTSSSKCIIDILDLLQIYHSNGGKINVEWYYRQDDEDMKDTGEEFLEDVDLPHELIAYK is encoded by the coding sequence ATGGAAACAATCCGTATAACGAGCACAAAAAATTCTCCTGAAGTTGTCTTGGACTTTGACAACGGAATTGCGGAAGTTGTGGGAGAATCTTATCCGGAAAATGCCGTAAGCTTCTACAAACCTGTTTTCGATTGGCTCAACCAAACCATCTCGCAAAAAAAACCTTTCAAATTTGTCTTTAAATTGGATTACTTTAATACCTCTTCCTCTAAATGCATCATTGATATTCTAGACCTTTTGCAGATTTATCACTCCAATGGAGGAAAGATCAATGTAGAATGGTACTACCGCCAAGATGATGAAGATATGAAAGACACTGGAGAAGAATTTTTGGAGGATGTAGACCTCCCGCATGAATTGATTGCTTACAAATGA
- a CDS encoding ABA4-like family protein has translation MDTEAIFQTANSVAMLSWIALVFVPRWKYTKIIFGFLIPGILLTFLYLVVISLSFGQASGGFGSLISVRKLFQNDFALLAGWVHYLAFDLWIGAWIVNNSERTNIPHWMVIPSLVLTFLFGPIGLLLYLVIRMVKLKGGSSSVYI, from the coding sequence ATGGATACAGAAGCAATTTTTCAAACAGCAAACTCGGTCGCGATGCTTTCTTGGATCGCTCTGGTATTCGTTCCTCGTTGGAAGTATACGAAAATCATATTCGGATTCTTAATTCCAGGTATATTACTAACGTTTCTTTACCTTGTAGTCATTTCTCTTTCTTTTGGGCAGGCGAGTGGTGGGTTCGGTAGTTTAATTTCGGTGAGAAAATTATTCCAAAATGATTTTGCCCTTTTAGCAGGTTGGGTTCACTACTTAGCCTTTGATTTATGGATCGGTGCTTGGATCGTTAACAATTCTGAAAGAACAAATATCCCTCATTGGATGGTCATACCTAGCCTAGTTTTGACATTTCTGTTTGGGCCTATTGGACTTTTACTTTATTTGGTGATACGAATGGTGAAATTGAAAGGTGGATCATCCTCCGTATACATCTAA
- a CDS encoding PAS domain S-box protein: MKYIESLKSNPDLCLFLLENARVGYLIWDSNFRESITLDSRLSAALGLPAVQNQTRIAEYLTIESQGDFFQALSRQSNTISLVFQTKSVLEHYHFLTMHIQEEGLVFFACTSFDSQSLTTDYLNNYLLDTLLKLPIGVTILDSKRNLLKHNDKLLEVIQMPRERMGAAAVLARRYIKEDFSTYHTDELPSARVINSGKPVFDEIIGIELEDKSLIWVSVTALPLEPDQSKVVLFTSDITDKKNISDNLRYYESIVNSSSEALISKDLNGIITSWNVRAEELFLYKREEILGKSIFELIPESKKAEERGILDRIKKGETVGPLTSIRKNKKNRIIDVSLTASPIKKNDQVIGATVLIRDISNENEARNAFKSAFEASAIGMAIVGLDGKWILVNETLGVMLGYSNSELYKMTFRDITYPEDLQADLNLLENLNSGKIPSYSMKKRYLHKNGDIVWVLLTVSAVKDNQNKPIYYISQIVDITDSYSKEEKLRNMAHFLEQTSMIARIGGWDYDLRSKLANWTYITRTIFEVDEDFIPDPDNAISFIVDPDSRIRFLQALHDLLEKGISFDLELNILTAKSVPKWVRLIGRPEYTAGELTKIFGVIQDIDEKKKVELNLSKQTAKLKAFVEYAPAAVAMLDSNLNYIAASRRWLEEYRLTETIESIIGKNHYDIFTNISDEWKEHHRLSLSGMVLRKEEDRWRPPGWNHDQFLRWELRPWYIDESRIGGILMYTQDITELCMQREELEIAKDIAEKANNAKSDFLANMSHEIRTPLNGIIGFSDLLLKSHLNETQIEYLKNVNFSAKSLLEIVNDILDFSKIEAGKFELYEEAFALRELSEKTMEVFRYQAELKNISLVSNIDERLPALVVGDALRIRQVLMNLFSNAVKFTLEGSIHFQIELLSGPKQNPAKLRFSVKDTGIGIEEKNKIKIFEAFSQADFSTTKKFGGTGLGLTISNRLLGMMNSKLELVSEVRQGSTFYFDLLLPTIETSNTISYGRDFKQRNEIPWEQIDNSPSYLILVAEDNSVNMALAKGILSRLLPNSNIMEAFNGVEAVSRCKEKKPDIVFMDIQMPEKNGYEATREIRNLGSEFTNIPIVAVTAGIVVGEKERCFAAGMNDYISKPVVKEDFKKIILRWLPLESK, from the coding sequence ATGAAATATATTGAATCACTTAAATCCAATCCAGACCTTTGCCTTTTCCTCCTTGAAAATGCAAGGGTAGGGTATCTAATTTGGGATTCAAATTTTAGAGAGAGTATTACCTTAGACTCTAGGCTGAGTGCTGCTCTAGGATTACCTGCTGTACAAAACCAAACTAGAATAGCGGAATATCTCACTATCGAATCCCAAGGAGATTTCTTCCAAGCTCTCTCCCGCCAATCCAATACCATCTCTTTGGTTTTCCAAACCAAATCTGTGCTTGAACACTATCATTTTTTGACAATGCATATTCAAGAGGAAGGTTTGGTTTTTTTTGCCTGTACCTCTTTTGATTCTCAGTCATTGACAACCGATTATCTCAATAATTATCTATTGGATACCCTTTTGAAACTTCCAATCGGTGTCACTATTCTTGACAGTAAAAGAAATTTACTCAAGCACAATGATAAACTTCTAGAAGTCATTCAAATGCCTAGAGAGAGAATGGGAGCTGCAGCTGTACTTGCAAGAAGATATATTAAAGAGGATTTTTCTACGTACCACACGGATGAATTGCCTTCTGCTCGGGTTATCAATTCAGGAAAACCAGTTTTCGATGAGATCATAGGGATAGAATTAGAGGATAAATCTCTGATTTGGGTGAGTGTAACTGCATTGCCTTTGGAACCTGACCAAAGCAAGGTTGTCCTCTTTACAAGTGACATCACTGACAAAAAAAATATATCAGATAATTTAAGATATTATGAATCTATTGTAAATTCAAGTTCTGAAGCACTGATTAGTAAGGACCTGAATGGAATCATCACATCTTGGAATGTCAGAGCAGAAGAACTCTTCTTATATAAAAGGGAGGAAATATTAGGTAAGTCTATATTCGAACTGATTCCAGAATCCAAAAAAGCAGAAGAGCGCGGAATCTTGGATCGGATTAAAAAAGGAGAGACTGTAGGTCCACTCACTAGCATTCGGAAAAATAAAAAAAATCGAATTATAGATGTTAGTCTAACTGCATCGCCTATCAAAAAAAATGACCAAGTAATTGGAGCCACGGTTTTAATCCGAGATATTTCAAATGAAAATGAGGCAAGAAATGCCTTCAAGTCTGCATTCGAAGCTTCTGCGATCGGAATGGCAATCGTCGGTTTAGATGGTAAATGGATCTTAGTCAATGAGACTCTCGGTGTTATGCTAGGCTATTCGAATTCGGAGCTCTATAAAATGACTTTTCGAGATATTACATATCCTGAAGATTTACAAGCTGATTTGAATTTATTAGAGAATTTGAATAGTGGAAAGATTCCATCCTATAGTATGAAAAAAAGATACCTTCATAAAAATGGAGATATCGTTTGGGTCTTGTTAACTGTTTCAGCCGTCAAAGACAATCAGAATAAGCCGATCTATTATATCTCACAAATCGTTGATATTACAGATTCATATAGCAAAGAAGAGAAACTTCGCAATATGGCTCATTTCCTTGAACAGACAAGTATGATCGCAAGGATTGGTGGTTGGGATTACGATCTGCGGTCAAAATTAGCCAATTGGACTTACATAACCAGAACCATTTTCGAAGTCGATGAGGACTTCATTCCAGATCCTGACAATGCGATTTCTTTTATTGTAGATCCAGACAGTAGGATTCGATTTTTACAAGCCTTACATGATCTCCTAGAGAAAGGTATTTCCTTTGATCTCGAACTCAATATTCTTACAGCAAAATCCGTCCCCAAATGGGTTCGTCTCATCGGGAGACCTGAGTATACTGCTGGCGAATTGACAAAAATTTTCGGTGTGATCCAAGACATTGATGAAAAGAAAAAAGTTGAGCTCAATTTGAGCAAACAAACAGCGAAGCTAAAAGCATTTGTTGAATACGCACCAGCAGCAGTGGCTATGTTAGATTCAAATCTAAACTATATCGCTGCTAGTCGCCGATGGTTAGAAGAATACCGTTTAACAGAAACAATCGAATCAATCATTGGTAAAAATCATTATGATATCTTTACCAATATTTCAGATGAATGGAAAGAGCACCATCGACTGTCTTTATCGGGCATGGTTTTAAGAAAAGAGGAAGATAGATGGCGACCACCAGGTTGGAACCATGATCAATTTCTTCGATGGGAGCTTCGTCCGTGGTATATCGACGAGTCCAGGATCGGTGGTATCTTAATGTATACCCAAGATATAACAGAACTTTGTATGCAGAGAGAAGAATTGGAAATAGCCAAGGACATTGCTGAGAAAGCAAACAATGCAAAATCCGATTTTTTAGCAAACATGAGCCATGAAATCAGAACTCCCTTGAATGGTATCATTGGATTTTCAGATTTACTTTTGAAGTCGCATTTGAATGAAACACAGATTGAATATTTAAAGAACGTTAACTTCTCTGCAAAATCCCTTTTGGAAATTGTAAATGATATCCTGGATTTTTCAAAAATTGAGGCAGGTAAATTTGAGCTCTATGAAGAGGCATTTGCCCTTCGTGAGCTTTCCGAAAAGACAATGGAAGTCTTTCGTTACCAAGCTGAATTGAAAAATATCAGTTTGGTTTCGAATATTGACGAAAGATTACCAGCTCTCGTAGTAGGCGACGCACTCAGAATTCGACAAGTATTGATGAACCTTTTTAGCAATGCTGTCAAGTTTACTCTCGAAGGAAGCATTCACTTTCAAATTGAGTTGTTATCTGGTCCTAAACAAAATCCAGCCAAGTTAAGATTCTCTGTAAAAGACACAGGCATCGGTATTGAAGAAAAAAATAAAATAAAGATTTTCGAGGCCTTTTCACAAGCTGACTTTTCAACTACAAAAAAGTTTGGCGGAACAGGTCTCGGCTTAACAATTTCAAATCGTCTTTTGGGAATGATGAATAGTAAATTAGAATTGGTGAGTGAAGTAAGGCAAGGAAGTACATTTTATTTTGATCTACTTTTACCTACAATTGAGACATCAAATACTATATCCTATGGACGAGATTTCAAGCAGAGGAATGAGATTCCTTGGGAGCAAATAGACAATTCCCCATCCTACCTCATTCTTGTTGCTGAAGACAATTCTGTAAATATGGCATTGGCAAAAGGGATTTTATCGCGTTTGTTGCCAAATAGTAACATCATGGAAGCATTTAACGGAGTGGAGGCGGTATCCCGCTGTAAAGAAAAAAAGCCGGATATAGTTTTTATGGATATCCAAATGCCAGAAAAGAATGGTTATGAAGCAACTAGAGAGATTCGCAATTTAGGTTCAGAGTTTACCAATATACCCATAGTTGCCGTGACTGCGGGCATCGTTGTAGGAGAAAAAGAGCGATGTTTCGCCGCAGGAATGAATGATTACATCAGCAAACCAGTGGTAAAGGAAGATTTCAAAAAGATCATTTTGAGATGGCTTCCTTTGGAATCAAAATAG
- a CDS encoding DoxX family protein: MKIAVIVVRTLVGALFAFGAVAYFGNFVPQPELTGNMKIFMEGLAASGYLITVAKVVELLVGIAFLSGRFVPLAAVIISPIIVNIFFIHLFLDRKTLPVAIALVLSNAFIAYAHRSHYAPLFRSKSELG; encoded by the coding sequence ATGAAAATAGCCGTAATCGTCGTTAGGACTTTGGTTGGTGCTTTGTTTGCGTTTGGCGCTGTAGCGTATTTTGGGAATTTTGTACCCCAGCCCGAACTCACGGGCAACATGAAAATCTTTATGGAAGGTTTAGCAGCTTCTGGTTATTTAATCACAGTAGCAAAGGTAGTTGAATTGCTCGTAGGGATTGCTTTTTTGTCAGGTAGATTTGTTCCTTTAGCGGCTGTTATTATTTCGCCGATCATTGTGAATATCTTTTTTATCCATCTCTTTTTGGACCGCAAAACTCTTCCCGTCGCGATTGCGTTGGTTCTTAGCAATGCATTCATAGCCTATGCTCACAGATCACATTATGCCCCATTATTTCGCTCAAAATCTGAACTAGGTTAA
- a CDS encoding ankyrin repeat domain-containing protein encodes MKRELICQNCFAKHTISNEKVYGKAGKFRCMKCGSLNPFSFPKETSAEDNSQEIGYDLHFKGHIPNHELKGNFLGREEEELKTIWFENRFLVLPKLESNVLLPHSFIQISGVSDPKKWKGFSFDIFPSDHGQVQREVSTSQGFSIHTAYRLSLQVIDDLPEQVIGRLYLAIPDSHNTWLAGTFHALKIKQIKFLEDGSSELNLPQNLSHYLTAKVHLLTGNVFNVPENFSRLNDEQKSKLLNEILTIADLELDEKILNFIEESVSFEIPTNTRKLNEAFIYLFTNDVSPNESFWIQLRKMMRSHKWKEQTLIQILRKKFSEQMENIEKDLSHKIVLPKDPIAMIIRDDAESLQNLIESGFDPNFVKEDEDTNPLGFSLLEESMIGNSYHCAKLLLNAGANPNSINSLGETPIFKLCQNNSMHLQNKLDLLDDLIKRDINVNHCSEQRMTALHWCALFGEPSLAKRLLKSGAEVNIPDFRGNTALHEACKFGHSSVLALLLEFGAKANLLNEDGKTGRDLAFEELETAKLQADDENQNRFQRILSLLDVYGG; translated from the coding sequence ATGAAACGAGAACTTATCTGCCAAAATTGCTTCGCCAAACATACAATTTCGAATGAAAAAGTATACGGTAAGGCTGGCAAGTTTCGTTGCATGAAGTGCGGATCACTCAACCCTTTTTCCTTTCCTAAAGAAACAAGTGCAGAAGACAACAGTCAAGAAATCGGATATGACCTACACTTTAAGGGACATATCCCAAACCATGAATTAAAAGGCAATTTTTTGGGACGAGAAGAAGAGGAGTTAAAAACTATCTGGTTTGAGAATCGTTTTCTGGTTTTGCCAAAATTAGAGAGTAATGTTCTCCTTCCTCATTCCTTCATTCAAATTTCTGGTGTCTCCGATCCTAAAAAATGGAAAGGTTTTTCTTTTGATATCTTTCCGTCTGATCATGGACAAGTACAGAGAGAGGTCAGTACTTCCCAAGGTTTTTCTATCCATACAGCCTATCGACTCTCTCTCCAAGTAATAGATGATTTACCTGAACAAGTCATCGGTCGATTATATCTAGCAATACCTGATTCACATAATACATGGTTAGCTGGTACATTTCATGCGCTTAAAATCAAACAAATAAAATTTCTTGAAGATGGTTCAAGTGAACTCAACTTGCCTCAAAATCTATCTCATTACTTAACTGCTAAGGTTCATCTGCTTACGGGCAATGTCTTTAATGTACCCGAAAATTTTTCCAGGTTGAATGATGAGCAGAAGTCAAAATTATTAAATGAAATATTAACAATCGCAGATTTAGAATTAGATGAAAAAATCTTAAATTTCATAGAAGAATCGGTTTCTTTTGAAATTCCAACAAACACCCGGAAGCTAAACGAAGCATTTATTTATTTGTTTACAAACGATGTTTCGCCCAATGAGTCGTTTTGGATCCAATTGAGAAAGATGATGCGATCTCACAAATGGAAAGAGCAGACCTTGATCCAAATTCTTAGAAAGAAATTCTCCGAACAAATGGAGAACATTGAAAAAGATCTCTCTCATAAAATTGTTTTACCAAAAGATCCAATTGCGATGATCATTAGAGACGATGCAGAAAGTTTGCAGAATTTGATTGAGTCTGGTTTCGATCCAAATTTTGTTAAAGAAGATGAAGATACAAATCCATTGGGTTTTTCATTATTGGAAGAGTCTATGATCGGAAATAGTTATCACTGTGCCAAACTTCTGTTAAATGCTGGAGCCAACCCAAATTCTATCAATTCATTGGGTGAAACACCAATCTTTAAGCTCTGTCAAAATAACAGTATGCACTTACAAAATAAATTAGATCTGTTAGATGACTTAATCAAACGTGATATCAATGTAAATCACTGCTCTGAGCAGCGGATGACGGCTCTACATTGGTGTGCACTTTTTGGAGAACCATCTTTAGCAAAACGACTTTTAAAATCAGGTGCGGAAGTCAATATTCCAGATTTCCGTGGCAATACCGCTCTGCATGAAGCATGTAAGTTTGGACACTCTTCTGTTCTTGCTTTATTGCTGGAATTTGGTGCAAAAGCAAATCTTTTAAATGAAGATGGTAAAACAGGTCGCGATCTCGCATTTGAAGAACTTGAGACCGCAAAATTACAAGCCGACGACGAAAACCAAAATCGTTTCCAACGCATATTATCTTTGTTAGATGTATACGGAGGATGA
- a CDS encoding SiaB family protein kinase: MQKLDILSYEQYKTVSDHRLLIHFKGALYQDILTELGSIIQTSMKGETKLKKIFAVFVELAQNILHYSLERIVNPDESTSGVGMIVVTERPEGYYVSSGNYISSSKIESMKEKIEFINGLSPEDKKAYYTKQLRADRPDDSKGAGVGLIDISRKSDGPLVYSIEDVPEGKSFFTLTAFFKKED, from the coding sequence ATGCAAAAACTAGATATTTTAAGTTACGAACAGTACAAAACCGTTTCAGACCACCGCCTTTTGATTCACTTTAAAGGTGCCCTTTACCAAGATATTTTAACAGAGTTAGGTAGCATCATCCAAACTTCAATGAAAGGCGAAACCAAATTGAAGAAAATTTTCGCCGTATTTGTAGAACTTGCCCAGAACATTCTTCATTATTCTCTTGAAAGGATAGTGAACCCTGACGAATCTACCTCAGGAGTAGGTATGATTGTCGTGACAGAGAGACCGGAAGGTTATTATGTCAGCTCAGGGAATTACATTTCTTCTTCAAAGATCGAATCTATGAAGGAAAAAATAGAGTTTATAAACGGATTATCCCCCGAAGATAAAAAAGCCTACTATACAAAACAATTGCGAGCCGATCGTCCCGACGACAGTAAAGGTGCTGGCGTGGGTCTAATAGATATCTCCAGAAAGTCCGACGGACCTTTGGTGTATTCGATCGAAGATGTTCCAGAAGGGAAATCCTTCTTTACATTGACCGCATTTTTTAAGAAGGAAGACTAA
- a CDS encoding lysozyme inhibitor LprI family protein, producing the protein MKNIFFCFSFLFLIQPAFADNCDKVKEGFDGLYCLQKVFFAADKDLNDAYKKLNTLLDKNAKSKLKEGQLKWINERNTECSWKDERGSFVNMECATTKTISRTNFLNDRIRECKSTGCQPSELK; encoded by the coding sequence ATGAAGAATATCTTTTTTTGTTTCTCATTCCTATTTCTAATCCAACCAGCCTTTGCAGACAACTGTGATAAGGTAAAGGAAGGCTTTGATGGTCTTTACTGCCTGCAGAAGGTCTTTTTTGCAGCCGACAAAGATCTCAATGATGCCTACAAAAAATTAAATACACTTCTTGATAAAAATGCAAAAAGTAAGCTTAAGGAAGGACAGCTCAAATGGATCAATGAAAGAAATACAGAATGTAGCTGGAAAGATGAAAGAGGTTCCTTCGTTAATATGGAATGTGCCACTACCAAAACTATTTCTCGAACCAACTTTTTGAATGATAGGATCCGCGAGTGTAAGAGTACTGGGTGTCAACCATCCGAATTAAAATAA
- a CDS encoding TetR/AcrR family transcriptional regulator, translated as MSQNQKKSTKKPIGKLKKETAKYHHGDLRNLVLQKSCEFLESFGVHNLSLRDIAAEIGVSHTAPYRHFPKKMDLLLAITALGFKELRDTLREAWEISEEPSEKLKKSGENYIRLAWRNPRRTELMFSGEVIPEGPIPIDLAKYGEEAYYELFRVVQYGQEKGVFQKEINTDAMAMTVWSSVHGFAVLNERYIKSEDPAVRERVEMQMSLLLTLVIDGIRTL; from the coding sequence ATGAGCCAAAACCAAAAAAAAAGTACCAAAAAACCCATTGGAAAACTAAAGAAGGAGACCGCAAAGTACCACCACGGTGACCTACGAAATCTGGTTTTGCAGAAATCTTGCGAGTTTTTGGAGTCTTTTGGAGTCCACAATCTGAGTTTAAGAGACATTGCGGCAGAAATTGGCGTGAGCCATACGGCACCATATCGCCATTTTCCCAAAAAAATGGACCTTCTTCTCGCGATCACGGCTCTAGGTTTTAAAGAATTGAGAGATACTTTGCGAGAGGCCTGGGAGATTTCGGAGGAGCCCAGTGAAAAATTAAAGAAATCTGGTGAAAATTATATACGCCTTGCCTGGAGAAATCCAAGACGCACCGAACTTATGTTTAGTGGAGAAGTAATTCCTGAAGGTCCTATACCCATTGATTTGGCAAAATATGGAGAGGAAGCATACTACGAATTGTTCAGAGTTGTTCAGTATGGACAAGAGAAGGGTGTCTTTCAAAAAGAAATTAATACTGATGCAATGGCTATGACAGTCTGGAGTTCCGTACATGGATTTGCTGTGTTAAATGAGAGATACATAAAGTCCGAAGATCCGGCAGTCCGAGAAAGAGTTGAAATGCAGATGTCGCTCTTACTTACATTGGTGATTGATGGAATTAGAACTCTTTAA